One genomic region from Deltaproteobacteria bacterium encodes:
- a CDS encoding polysaccharide biosynthesis protein: MEQDRRTFIKDILKDAWKYTPSHLVPGLCGFLSIFVFTRLLSPEEYAKYILVLTSVAFAANIGFGWLNFSALRFFDESKSESGPFFSTCAASFFLSLSLISFIGYVLIFVLKRLGISGAYDLPFALGVFLLASKTVFDLFLIILRAERLPLRFSLLRTADSIIKLVLGVLFVSIFKWAHEGLLWGMIISFSVLSLYEVLHSRIYLSIRFRMFSKVIMKSMFRYGFPLMGAAITGTALSLADRYMLSFFRSYDEVGIYSAGYRFAEMLIETPGSILLLAYTPLLLQKFNTEPREEFGQVIVQPLRLVLITILPLAAASAFLSKDLGRLFLGARFTGVHEIFPWICSGIFFSCLNQVFTRVFELKKATRLVLMISGLAAGTNIVLNLVLIPEFGYMGAAFATTAAYLIQLAASVKMSRVYIPVPLPLSTLFVSIAATSAMCAVIVLLSGYLEEPAWIALPSKVLAGAFSYAAILLLLREPTITAFLHSSRGRLHSDP; this comes from the coding sequence AAAGTATATCCTTGTTCTGACATCCGTGGCGTTTGCAGCAAACATTGGTTTTGGATGGCTCAATTTTTCTGCGCTTCGATTTTTCGACGAATCGAAATCGGAGTCAGGCCCTTTTTTTTCGACGTGCGCAGCATCTTTCTTCTTATCTCTTTCTCTTATCAGTTTCATTGGTTATGTGCTGATTTTCGTTTTAAAACGACTGGGAATTTCGGGAGCCTATGATTTGCCCTTTGCCTTGGGAGTCTTCCTGCTTGCTTCCAAGACCGTATTCGACCTGTTCCTCATTATTCTAAGGGCCGAAAGACTGCCCCTCAGATTCAGCCTGCTAAGGACCGCTGACTCCATAATAAAACTTGTTCTGGGTGTTTTGTTTGTTTCAATTTTCAAGTGGGCCCATGAAGGCCTCCTTTGGGGGATGATCATATCCTTCTCAGTCCTGTCCCTGTACGAGGTCCTTCACTCCAGGATCTACTTGTCCATTCGGTTTCGCATGTTTTCAAAGGTGATTATGAAAAGCATGTTCCGCTATGGATTTCCCCTGATGGGGGCCGCGATCACGGGTACGGCGCTCTCACTTGCTGACAGATATATGCTGAGCTTTTTTCGTAGTTACGATGAGGTCGGCATCTACTCGGCCGGATATCGCTTCGCCGAAATGCTCATTGAAACGCCCGGATCGATTCTTCTTTTGGCTTATACCCCCCTGCTGCTCCAAAAATTCAACACCGAACCGAGGGAAGAGTTCGGACAGGTCATTGTTCAACCTTTAAGACTTGTACTTATCACCATTCTGCCCCTTGCGGCGGCTTCCGCCTTTCTGTCAAAGGACTTGGGCCGTCTATTTCTCGGAGCGCGGTTTACCGGGGTTCACGAAATTTTTCCCTGGATCTGTTCAGGCATCTTTTTTTCATGTCTCAACCAGGTTTTCACAAGGGTGTTTGAACTCAAGAAAGCCACCAGGCTCGTTCTCATGATTTCGGGGTTGGCGGCGGGGACGAATATTGTTCTTAATCTGGTGTTGATTCCTGAATTCGGATACATGGGAGCCGCGTTCGCCACAACAGCCGCCTATCTCATCCAGTTGGCCGCTTCAGTAAAAATGAGCCGGGTCTATATCCCGGTCCCCCTGCCCCTGTCTACCCTGTTCGTCTCAATAGCGGCCACTTCCGCCATGTGCGCCGTTATAGTTCTTCTTTCCGGATACCTGGAGGAACCTGCGTGGATCGCCCTTCCGTCCAAGGTCCTGGCCGGGGCCTTCTCCTATGCAGCGATATTGCTCTTACTCAGGGAGCCGACTATAACTGCCTTCCTTCATTCTTCCAGGGGCAGGCTTCATTCCGACCCATGA
- a CDS encoding O-antigen ligase family protein gives MRSFSFKTIFWHILPALLALGAGILLIKIAYIEDAFEMWALSTTVVCGLFLGVFLLLRPLETTLVYFALSPLLQVLNDASLPVPGSTVTFSFGGVMLTVILICGGTSCLRKPGAPFPEAKKVFSLFLILASWMLITILLNLKDLVILRSLKELGRIMGVFVLFAVGLKYSRGAKEIDKLLFALFGSLLIPVGVAVWQILFGTQYIELENFNRVMGTFGIPNMFGMYLIFPLTVLFQLSFGNHARGVYMPLTWSALLLLMVVLFFTYTRASWLAFLLGSLYMGFRRYKRFIPLIVLPILLLFPLMSPERLRLGSTGSSGRIGLWSALIPAGLSSPVFGHGLMSMPSFSKSLFGFSNQGQNQFLLYWIEGGFVGVMLLGLLLISLFHGLGRCYSQLPEGVYKDFYIAFMAALLGITAIAFFESNAIFQPWVWLPAGVFLGAGPGLMKDHGACCTT, from the coding sequence ATGAGATCCTTTTCGTTTAAAACGATCTTTTGGCATATCCTGCCGGCCCTGCTTGCCCTGGGAGCAGGCATCCTTTTGATAAAAATCGCCTATATCGAAGATGCCTTCGAAATGTGGGCGCTTTCCACAACCGTCGTGTGCGGCCTCTTCCTGGGTGTATTTCTCCTGCTAAGACCGCTTGAAACCACCCTGGTCTATTTCGCCCTGTCTCCCCTGCTGCAGGTACTCAACGATGCATCACTCCCGGTTCCCGGGTCCACGGTCACCTTTTCCTTCGGGGGGGTGATGTTGACGGTGATCCTGATCTGTGGGGGAACATCCTGCCTGAGAAAACCAGGCGCACCGTTTCCTGAAGCCAAAAAGGTATTTTCCCTTTTTCTCATCCTTGCCTCCTGGATGCTTATCACCATCCTGTTGAACCTGAAGGATCTTGTGATCTTAAGGTCCCTGAAAGAACTTGGAAGAATAATGGGCGTCTTCGTCCTGTTCGCTGTCGGCCTGAAATACAGTCGGGGAGCAAAAGAGATCGACAAATTACTGTTCGCATTGTTTGGTTCCCTCCTCATACCCGTCGGGGTCGCTGTGTGGCAGATTCTTTTCGGGACCCAATACATCGAGCTTGAGAATTTCAATCGGGTCATGGGAACGTTCGGAATCCCCAACATGTTCGGAATGTACCTCATCTTTCCCCTGACCGTCCTTTTCCAGCTCTCTTTCGGCAACCACGCGCGGGGCGTTTACATGCCCCTAACATGGAGCGCACTTCTTCTTTTAATGGTGGTACTGTTTTTCACCTACACGCGGGCCTCATGGCTGGCCTTTCTTCTGGGTTCCCTTTACATGGGATTCCGTAGGTACAAACGATTTATACCCCTTATCGTCCTCCCCATCCTCCTGCTGTTTCCCCTGATGTCCCCGGAAAGGCTGAGATTGGGATCGACGGGATCAAGCGGCCGCATCGGGTTGTGGTCCGCCCTCATCCCCGCAGGCCTGTCTTCCCCTGTTTTCGGCCACGGCCTGATGAGCATGCCGTCCTTCAGCAAATCCCTTTTTGGTTTTTCAAACCAGGGCCAGAACCAATTTTTGCTTTACTGGATAGAAGGAGGATTCGTGGGGGTAATGCTCCTTGGTCTGCTTTTGATCAGCCTTTTCCATGGACTTGGAAGATGTTACTCACAGCTTCCCGAAGGCGTCTACAAAGACTTCTATATCGCATTCATGGCCGCCCTCCTGGGGATCACCGCCATAGCCTTTTTCGAGAGCAACGCCATATTCCAGCCTTGGGTATGGTTGCCGGCCGGGGTCTTCCTGGGGGCCGGACCCGGCCTTATGAAGGATCATGGGGCCTGTTGCACGACATGA
- a CDS encoding polysaccharide deacetylase family protein, translating into MKKRPYSVPVLMFHSVGASHLDWPYRFLSEPVALFERKIDYLLRRGYEFIFHDDLYHYMKGEQSLSQKAVMLTFDDGFLDNWVIAFPILKRRGVKFTIYVSQEFVDISETPRPTLEDLWDGRANEDDLQILGYLSWAEMRRMEASGLVDIQSHTSTHTWHFVSGDIIDFYHPGNASQYPWMQWNRFPSKKPRWMLHPPEQELWGLPVYENKRAMVARRYLEDPALNRMIRDFVLDNGAETFFSRTDWRKVLTQLVRRHLEKEKHHARFETDSEQEARLRYELWDNRRAIEQALKKEVRYLCWPGGAYNDRLIRLAQDCGFRASTVKRGRNAPGDDARFIHRISSGNPLGAHRFPWKNFLFTLKFYLDRFHGNAWAVALDRIYRYFSKR; encoded by the coding sequence GTGAAAAAACGTCCATACTCCGTGCCGGTTCTCATGTTCCACAGTGTGGGGGCATCCCACCTGGACTGGCCCTATCGTTTTCTCTCGGAACCCGTGGCACTGTTCGAAAGGAAGATCGATTACCTCCTTCGCAGGGGTTATGAGTTCATCTTTCACGACGACCTGTATCATTACATGAAAGGGGAGCAATCTCTTTCACAAAAGGCCGTCATGCTCACATTTGATGACGGATTCCTGGACAACTGGGTCATAGCCTTCCCTATACTCAAGAGGCGGGGCGTAAAATTCACCATCTACGTCAGCCAGGAGTTCGTGGACATTTCGGAAACCCCGAGACCCACCCTTGAGGACCTCTGGGACGGCAGAGCAAACGAGGACGACTTACAGATACTGGGATACCTTTCCTGGGCCGAGATGAGGCGCATGGAGGCATCGGGCCTCGTAGACATCCAGTCCCACACATCCACCCATACCTGGCACTTCGTCTCCGGCGACATCATAGACTTCTATCATCCAGGGAATGCCTCTCAATATCCCTGGATGCAATGGAATCGGTTTCCCTCGAAAAAACCCCGATGGATGCTCCATCCTCCCGAACAGGAACTCTGGGGCCTTCCGGTATATGAAAACAAGCGGGCCATGGTGGCGAGGAGATACCTTGAAGACCCTGCCTTGAATCGAATGATCCGGGATTTTGTTCTTGATAACGGTGCAGAGACCTTTTTCTCCCGGACCGACTGGCGGAAGGTGTTGACACAGCTTGTCAGAAGGCACCTGGAGAAAGAGAAACACCATGCCCGGTTCGAGACGGATTCCGAACAGGAAGCAAGGCTTCGCTATGAATTATGGGACAACAGAAGGGCCATCGAGCAAGCCCTTAAAAAGGAGGTGAGATACCTTTGCTGGCCCGGCGGCGCATACAACGACAGGCTCATCCGATTGGCGCAAGACTGCGGTTTTCGGGCGTCCACGGTAAAGAGGGGGCGAAACGCCCCAGGGGACGATGCCCGGTTCATACACAGGATCTCCAGCGGGAATCCCCTTGGGGCCCATCGGTTCCCATGGAAAAATTTCCTGTTCACCTTGAAATTCTACCTGGACCGCTTTCACGGAAACGCCTGGGCAGTGGCCCTTGACAGGATCTACAGATACTTTTCGAAAAGGTAA
- a CDS encoding glycosyltransferase produces the protein MHDMKSTGEILETGPGALKTGRPLRILHLVGSLRLGGAERVVCTMAECSKRYPVIPHVMALSGGPLAHELKEAGIEPMVKPFRWSMLPFWLAATVRDLRNLRIDVIHTHLFTADLLGRISGRLAGVPVIVSTLHAPSTWKRSGRAKDRLKTIVDEWSANLLADGLIAISDEVRRHQIEIGGLAPSKIRVIGNPVWVEAFDGAGGKRVESKGFLGFTRDNVVITNIASLKPVKGQEYLLRCFSRLLKRHPLARLLLAGEGESRERLQALCKALEITRQVRFLGLHRDIPRVLSASDIFVNSSLSEGISIAILEAMGAGVPVVATAVGGNPDLIRHGETGLLVEPKDEDGLARALEFLILNPNEGSRMASAAFDFVKKNFDAPLIFERTLTFYRKLAGKKARVEGPESRTSPEEKGQ, from the coding sequence TTGCACGACATGAAGTCTACTGGAGAGATTTTGGAGACCGGGCCCGGTGCACTTAAAACCGGGAGACCCCTTCGCATCCTTCACCTCGTTGGAAGCCTCCGCCTGGGTGGGGCTGAGAGAGTCGTATGCACGATGGCAGAGTGCTCTAAGCGGTATCCCGTTATCCCCCATGTCATGGCCCTTAGCGGGGGACCCCTCGCCCATGAACTGAAAGAGGCGGGAATCGAGCCCATGGTGAAGCCTTTCCGCTGGTCGATGCTGCCTTTCTGGCTGGCAGCAACCGTAAGGGACCTACGAAACCTCCGGATAGACGTGATTCACACCCACCTGTTTACGGCCGATCTCTTGGGCCGGATTTCCGGACGACTGGCCGGGGTTCCCGTCATCGTCTCGACTCTGCATGCCCCTTCCACTTGGAAAAGGTCCGGTAGAGCCAAGGATCGCTTGAAAACAATCGTCGACGAATGGAGTGCAAACCTTTTGGCGGACGGATTGATCGCGATTTCAGATGAGGTCAGGCGTCACCAAATCGAGATAGGAGGGCTCGCCCCCTCCAAGATCCGCGTGATCGGAAATCCCGTATGGGTGGAAGCGTTTGATGGCGCCGGCGGCAAACGCGTTGAATCGAAGGGGTTCCTGGGATTTACCCGGGACAACGTCGTCATCACGAATATTGCGAGTCTGAAACCGGTTAAGGGACAGGAGTATCTCCTGCGGTGCTTTTCCCGGCTCCTAAAGAGGCATCCTCTTGCCCGCCTTTTATTGGCAGGTGAAGGGGAATCGAGAGAGCGCCTCCAGGCCCTTTGTAAAGCCCTGGAGATTACGCGGCAGGTCAGGTTCCTTGGGCTGCACCGGGATATCCCAAGGGTTTTGAGCGCCTCTGACATCTTTGTAAACTCATCCCTGAGCGAAGGTATATCCATTGCCATTCTGGAGGCCATGGGGGCCGGGGTGCCGGTAGTCGCCACTGCGGTCGGCGGAAACCCCGACCTCATTCGCCATGGAGAAACGGGCCTTCTGGTGGAACCAAAGGATGAAGATGGCCTTGCCCGGGCCCTGGAATTCCTGATCCTCAACCCGAACGAAGGCTCTCGAATGGCAAGTGCCGCGTTTGACTTCGTGAAGAAAAATTTCGATGCCCCCCTGATTTTCGAGCGGACTCTCACCTTTTACAGGAAACTTGCCGGGAAAAAGGCAAGGGTTGAAGGACCTGAAAGCAGGACATCCCCAGAAGAAAAAGGACAATAG